A window from Solea senegalensis isolate Sse05_10M linkage group LG15, IFAPA_SoseM_1, whole genome shotgun sequence encodes these proteins:
- the six2a gene encoding homeobox protein SIX2a, producing the protein MSMLPTFGFTQEQVACVCEVLQQGGNIERLGRFLWSLPACEHLHKNESVLKAKAVVAFHRGNFRELYKILESHQFSPHNHPKLQQLWLKAHYIEAEKLRGRPLGAVGKYRVRRKFPLPRSIWDGEETSYCFKEKSRSILREWYTHNPYPSPREKRELAEATGLTTTQVSNWFKNRRQRDRAAEAKERENNENSNSNSHNPLTSSMNGNKTLLGSSDDDKTPSGTPDHTSQSPALLLASNAGLQSLHGLAPPPGPSAIPVPGGADSVHHHHSLHHDTILNPMSSNLVDLGS; encoded by the exons ATGTCCATGCTCCCAACGTTTGGGTTTACGCAGGAACAagtggcgtgtgtgtgcgaAGTCCTCCAGCAAGGAGGCAACATCGAGCGGCTGGGCCGGTTCCTCTGGTCCCTCCCGGCGTGCGAGCACCTCCACAAAAATGAGAGCGTCCTCAAAGCGAAAGCCGTGGTCGCGTTTCACCGCGGGAACTTCCGAGAGCTCTACAAGATCCTGGAGAGCCACCAGTTTTCCCCGCACAACCACCcgaagctgcagcagctgtggctCAAGGCGCACTACATCGAGGCGGAGAAGCTGAGAGGCCGCCCGCTCGGCGCCGTGGGGAAGTACCGCGTCCGGAGAAAGTTCCCACTGCCACGCTCCATCTGGGACGGAGAAGAGACGAGTTACTGCTTCAAGGAGAAGAGCAGGAGCATCCTCCGCGAGTGGTACACCCACAATCCCTATCCGTCTCCGCGGGAGAAAAGAGAGCTGGCCGAGGCCACGGGACTGACCACCACACAGGTCAGCAACTGGTTCAAAAACAGACGACAGAGAGACCGAGCAGCGGAGGCAAAGGAGAG AGAAAACAACGAGAACTCCAACAGCAATAGTCACAACCCATTGACTTCTTCAATGAATGGAAATAAGACTCTATTGGGCAGCTCGGATGACGATAAAACGCCCTCGGGGACGCCGGATCACACGTCTCAGAGCCCGGCTCTGCTGCTCGCCTCAAACGCCGGTTTACAGTCCTTGCACGGCCTCGCTCCCCCTCCGGGACCCAGCGCCATCCCGGTACCGGGCGGTGCAGACTCGGTGCACCATCACCACTCTTTGCACCACGACACCATACTGAACCCTATGTCTTCTAATCTAGTGGACCTTGGCTCTTAA